In Odocoileus virginianus isolate 20LAN1187 ecotype Illinois chromosome 5, Ovbor_1.2, whole genome shotgun sequence, a single window of DNA contains:
- the LOC110141727 gene encoding disintegrin and metalloproteinase domain-containing protein 30-like, with the protein MRSVRTCLSPGRSLLLAVLLVDSLGKDLSFHPEWGFDSYEITIPKKLGFRGGEQRGTRRVSYLLQVKGKNRVLHLWPKRFLLPRNLQVFSFTGQGRLLEDHPYIPSDCNYMGLVEGNQDSEAIISTCTGGLRGILKIDAGHYQIEPREASSSFEHVVYLLEKEQEFPSDFCGLTNDGTVEQMAQHENMARTPDFTESYVHQKYLELALVFDNSRYLYLNSNLTQVINDAILLTSIADSYFQDVRMRIQLLAVEVWTDRDKIRLNFGHLSQVLGQFVQYRSRDLRLRIPADWAHLYIHKTFKDALAHHWGSVCSTMPSGSTSSMLDRNILGPATWTAHVLGHSVGMTHDYEYCQCKGRHSCIMGTGRTGFSNCSYAEFYSHVSSGLNCLNNLPGLGFVVKRCGNKIVEENEECDCGSGEECKEDWCCRPDCRFKEGANCSTGLCCHECQFRPSGYMCRVEENECDLAEYCNGTSAFCPNDTYKQDGTPCKYRSRCVRKGCRSRTMQCQNIFGADALGAPHQCYDAVNVIGDQYGNCGILGVREYEQCPKERSLCGRLQCINVETLPVMPDHTILISTHLHEENLMCWGIGYHLAMVPMGLPDLGVINDGTSCGKERVCFNRSCVNSSVLKFDCFPEKCNRRGVCNSNRNCHCLYGWAPPLCEEAGYGGSIDSGPPGPLRTNMPISLQIVILILTRLVFLIISMIIVFYRKII; encoded by the coding sequence ATGAGGTCAGTGAGGACCTGCCTCTCCCCGGGCCGGTCGCTACTCCTGGCGGTGCTACTGGTTGACTCTCTTGGCAAGGATTTAAGTTTTCACCCGGAGTGGGGCTTTGACTCCTATGAAATCACCATTCCCAAGAAGCTGGGCTTCCGTGGAGGGGAGCAGCGAGGGACCAGGCGCGTGTCCTACCTCCTGCAGGTAAAAGGCAAGAACCGCGTCCTTCACCTGTGGCCCAAGAGGTTTCTGTTGCCTCGGAATCTGCAGGTTTTCTCCTTCACAGGACAGGGGAGACTCTTGGAAGATCACCCTTATATACCCAGCGACTGCAACTACATGGGCTTGGTTGAAGGAAACCAGGATTCTGAAGCTATCATAAGTACGTGCACGGGAGGCCTCAGGGGCATCCTGAAAATTGACGCTGGTCATTACCAAATCGAGCCCCGCGAGGCTTCTTCCAGTTTCGAACACGTGGTATACCTTCTGGAGAAAGAGCAGGAATTTccctctgatttctgtggcttaACTAATGATGGAACAGTAGAGCAGATGGCCCAGCATGAGAACATGGCTAGGACTCCAGATTTTACTGAGTCATATGTGCACCAAAAGTATTTGGAATTAGCCCTGGTCTTTGATAACAGTAGATATTTATATTTGAACTCCAATCTTACTCAAGTCATAAATGATGCCATTCTTCTGACTTCAATTGCAGACTCTTACTTTCAAGATGTCCGTATGAGAATACAACTATTAGCTGTTGAAGTATGGACAGACAGAGACAAAATAAGACTTAATTTTGGACACCTATCACAAGTTTTAGGCCAGTTTGTGCAGTACAGATCACGTGACCTACGTCTTCGGATTCCAGCAGATTGGGCACACCTGTACATTCACAAAACATTTAAGGATGCACTTGCTCATCACTGGGGAAGTGTATGTAGTACGATGCCTTCTGGATCTACAAGTTCTATGCTAGATAGAAACATCCTTGGACCTGCCACTTGGACTGCTCATGTTCTGGGCCATAGTGTGGGAATGACCCATGATTATGAATACTGCCAGTGTAAGGGTAGGCATAGTTGTATCATGGGCACTGGACGAACTGGGTTTAGTAATTGTAGTTATGCCGAATTTTATTCACATGTAAGTTCAGGATTAAACTGTCTAAATAATCTCCCAGGCCTAGGCTTTGTGGTTAAGAGATGTGGAAACAAAATTGTGGAAGAGAATGAGGAATGTGATTGTGGTTCAGGAGAGGAGTGTAAAGAAGACTGGTGTTGTCGACCAGATTGTAGATTCAAAGAAGGAGCCAACTGTAGCACTGGACTTTGCTGTCATGAGTGTCAGTTTCGTCCATCTGGATACATGTGTCGGGTGGAAGAAAATGAATGTGACCTTGCAGAGTACTGCAATGGGACCTCGGCTTTCTGTCCAAATGATACTTATAAGCAGGATGGAACCCCTTGCAAGTACAGGTCCCGTTGTGTCAGAAAGGGCTGCCGATCCAGGACTATGCAGTGCCAAAACATTTTTGGGGCTGATGCTTTGGGGGCTCCTCATCAGTGCTATGATGCAGTTAATGTAATAGGTGATCAATATGGGAACTGTGGGATTTTAGGAGTTCGTGAGTATGAGCAGTGTCCCAAAGAAAGGTCTTTATGTGGCAGGCTCCAATGTATAAATGTCGAAACCCTCCCTGTTATGCCAGATCACACCATCCTAATATCCACTCATCTGCATGAAGAAAATCTCATGTGCTGGGGCATTGGCTATCATCTAGCCATGGTACCTATGGGGTTACCTGACCTGGGTGTGATAAATGATGGTACCTCCTGTGGTAAGGAGCGGGTATGTTTTAATAGAAGTTGTGTGAATAGCTCAGTCCTGAAATTTGACTGTTTCCCCGAAAAGTGCAACCGCCGAGGAGTTTGCAACAGTAACAGAAACTGCCACTGCTTGTATGGATGGGCCCCTCCGCTCTGTGAGGAGGCAGGATATGGAGGAAGCATTGACAGTGGGCCTCCAGGACCGCTAAGGACAAACATGCCCATCTCTCTTCAGATTGTGATTCTTATATTAACGCGCCTTGTTTTCTTAATTATCTCAATGATTATTGTGTTTTATAGGAAAATCATATGA